Genomic DNA from Chlorocebus sabaeus isolate Y175 chromosome 6, mChlSab1.0.hap1, whole genome shotgun sequence:
ctgggcatggtggcacgcatttgtagtcccagcttctcgacactctggggctggaggatcacttgagcccaggagttggaggctgtactGAGCTTTGATCACGCCCCTGGGGCAGCGGGGTTGGTGGTGCTGTTCCATGAACAAAGTCTTTGAGTCATCTGAGCCCATTTCTTGGGTAAGGTAAACATCGGGGCTGGTGAGTTAACCACATAATCTGGATTGTGCCCTCAACCCTGCGGGGCCCTTGCATCTGTTAGCAGGTAAGTTGCCAGACTAATGCTGAATCTTCTCTTTGGGCCAGGTGATTGTCTGACAAGCAGAGGCATGAGCTGGGTCCAGGCTACCCTACTGGCCCGAGGCCTCTGTAGGGCCTGGGGAGGCATCTGTGGGGCCGCCCTTCCAGGAACTTCCATCTCTCAGGTAAGCACCAGCCAGGCAGTCTTTCGGGTAGAGGGAGGTAAGCTTGGGATTTGCTCCCAACCCCTTCAGAATCCACTCTGTGAAGTCAGCTTGGTGAGTCTGAGCTGGCCTATCAGTGCTGAGGTCCCATTAAAAGCCCctaatttacatatgtatgtgtgttcgtgtgtttgttttttatttatttatttatttatttatttatttattttgagtcggagtctcgctctgtcgcccaggctggagtgcagtggccggatctcagctcactgcaagctccacctcccgggtttatgccattctcctgcctcagcctcccgagtagctgggactacaggcgcccgccacctcgcccagctagttttttgtattttttagtagagacggggtttcaccgtgttagccaggatggtctcgatctcctgacctcgtgatccgcccgtctcggcctcccaaagtcctgggattacaggcttgagccaccgcgcctggccgtgtgtttgctttttgagacagtgtctcgctctgtagccgaggctggagtgcagtagtgtgattacagctcactgtaatcttgacctgccaggttcaagcaatcgccccacctcatcctcccaagtagcggggactataggcacatactaccacgcctggctaatttttgtatatttttgtagggacggggtttcaccatgttgggcaggctggtcttgaactctgggctcaagcgatccacctgcgtcagccctccaaagtgctgggattacaggcatgagccaccatgcctggccaaaattccctaatttatttatttttttgaaacaaggtcttgctctgtcacccaggctggagtacagtggtggaatcagggctcactgcagcctcaaactcctgggctcaaatgagcctcccacctcagccccctgagtagctgggaccacagatttgagccaccacacccagctaatttttttttttttttttttgagatggagttttgctcttgtcgccaaggctggagtatagtggcgtggtcttggctcgctgcaacctctgcctcctgggttcaagcgattctcctgcctcagcctcccgagtagctgcgattacaggtgtgtgtcaccatgcccagctgatttttataattttcgtagagacagggtttcatcgtgttggccaggctgatcttgaactcctgatctcaggtgattcgcccgcctcagcctcccaaagtgctgggattacagacatgagccaccatacccggctgctaatttttttaaacatgtggtcttgctgtgttatccagactggtcttgaacctctgggcCCTCAgtccttccactttggcctcccaaagtgctaggattacaggtgtgagccactgtgcctggaccctAATTTAAGAGATGCTAGTGTCCACGTGGGTGAGGGGATTGACTTTGAAAATAAGGATGTATGAGCTCAGTGGATTTGTGTGGTGACTGTCGGCAGATCCTCCTGCATCTACTTGTGGAGATGGGGCAGAAAACTGAATTTCCTTCCCGTACCCATAGTGACCAGATGGCGAAAGCAGATTGACAGCCATAGATAGCAATAACGATGATGGTGGGAATATTAATAGTTCCCGTATTGAGCGCTGACTCTGTGCCCGGCCCCGTGGTATGCATGTCATTTACATTACCTCCGTTGCAGTGTTTCCCCCTCGTGAGGCATTTTAGAGCTTCCTGTCTGATTGTTACCCCAGAGTGGTATAATACTACACCACCTATAGTATTAATTGACTGAaatttcaggtttttgttttgagatggagtctccctctgtcacccaggctggagtgcagtggtgcgatctcagctcattgcaacctctgcctcccgggttcaagtgagtttcctgcctcagcctcctgaatagctgggattacaggtgcgcagcACCACGCCcgggtcatttttgtatttttgatagagatggggtttcaccatgttggccaggctggtctcgaactcctgacctcaagtgatccacccacctctcgaagtgctgggattacaggtacaagccattgcacccagcctgaaatgttactttaaatgaatgcctttttttgttttttgtttttttttaacattgcctTATCAAAGAAGGATATGGGATGGCTGTTGGGAACCGCAGAGTAGGGGGACTAAGGGCACTGACTCCATTCTCAGCGTGCACGCTTTGCAGCTGTGTAACATTGTGCATCCCACTTCATCTTCCTTAGCCTtggtttttctcatctgtaaaatgagcgcAGTAAGAGTACCCCCCACCTAGGGCCTTACATTTATAAAGTGCTCAACTGTGTCTACAGTGGAAGAATACTCGGTAAATATtgtctcttttgagacaggatctcactctgtcgcccaggcgggagtgcagtggcgtgatcttggctcactgcaatgtcaaCCTCCCTGTCTCAGTTGAtctgcctacttcagcctccacagtagctgggactacatacatacaccaccatgcctggctaatttttgtatttttttgtagaaatgaggtttcagcagattgcccaggctggtctcaaactcctgacgtcaggtgatctgcccatctcagcctcccaaagtgctgggattataagtgtgagccaccaagcctggactAATATTGGCTTTTAACTTGttagctatatatatatgtgtgtgtgtgtgtgtgtgtgtgtctctgtagataaacacacacacattcacttattttttagagataaggtttcactctctcattcaggctggagtgcagtgacacaatcatagttcactgcagcctggaactcctgggctcaagcaatcctcccgcttcagcctcctaagtagcgggactacaggtatacaccaccatgcccagcttattttttaattttttccatagagacatggagtctcactatgttgcccaggctgcaatgcagtggtgtaatcaaaCTAGCTGTATATTTTTAAGCCTTGCTAACTAGCTGTATATTTTTAAGATGCCTTATATGTAAcccttctaatttaaaaattcaatttaaaataagaaatttgtgACTGTGTCATCTAGAACCAGAGtttggctactctggaggctgaggtgggaggatcacttgagcccaggagttctgggctgttgTGCACTATGCTGATGGAGTGTCCTGCACTAGGTTTTGCATGAATATTGTGACCTCCTGGGACTTGGGGGACCACCCGGTTGCCTAAGGAAATGTGAACTGACCCAGGTTGGAAacagcaggtcaaaactcctgtgctgaccagttgactcatgcctgtgaatagccactgcactccccgcgtgggcaacatagctagactccatctcttaaagaaaaaagggtcccagcgctttgggaagccgcagtgggtggatcaccttaggtcgggaattcgagaccatcctatccaacatggtgaaaccccgtctctactaaaaatacaaaaattaggccaggcgcggtggctcacatctgtaatcccagcactttgggaggccgaagtgagcgaatcacgaggtcaggagttcaagaccagcctggccaacatgtgaaaccatgtctctactaaaaatacaaaaaattagctgggcgtggtggcatgtgcctgtaatcccagctactttggaggctgaggcagaagaatcgcttgaaccagggagtgagaggttgtagtgagccgagatcgcgccactgtactccagcctgacaacagagcgagactctgtctcaggaaaaacaaacaaacaaacacaacacaaaaatcatctgggaatggtggcaggcacctgtaatcctagctacttgggaggctgaggcaggagattcgcttgaacccagaaggcagaggttgcagtgagctgagatgacgccattgcactccagcctgggtgataagagtgaaactctgtctcaagaaaaaaaagaaaaagaaaggggctgggtgcagtggctcatgcctataatcgcaagACTTGGGGAAgctaggtcaggcgtggtggctcacgcctgtaatcccagcactttgggaggccaaggtgggcggatcacgaggtcaggagatcgagaccatcctggctaacacggtgaaaccccgtctctactaaaaatacaaaaaattcgctgggcgtgatggcaggcgcctatagttccagctactggggaggctgaggcaggagaatggtgtgaacctgggaggcggaacttgcagtgagtcgagatggcgccactgcactccagcctgggcgacagagcaagactctgtctcaaaaaaaaaaaaaaaaaaagacttggggaggccgaggcaagtggatcacttgaggcctggagtttgagaccagcctggccaacatgatgaaaccccatctttactaaaaatacaagaattagcagggcgtggtggaaCACGTCTGTAGTCCAGCTTACTTGTGAGGCAAAGGCATGAGAatcgggaggcgtaggttgcagtgagctgaggtcatgccactgtgctGCAGCATGGGTGACGCaatgagactgtctaaaaaaaaaaaaaaattaaaagcaaaaggggccaccaggcacagtggctcatgtctgtaatcccaacactttgggaggtggattcgggatgatcacttgaagccaggtgttcaagaccagcctgggcaaaacagcgcAACtcccgtctctgctgaaaatggaacaattagccaggtgcggtggtgtacacctgtggttccagctactggaCAGGCAGAaggggagaattgcctgagcccaggagttcaaagctgtaaTAAGCCCTAGTAGCACGactacattccagcctaggccacagagccagaccctgtctcaaaaaaaaaaaaaaaaaaatagggcatgTGCGTGTCATCACTGTGAATATTACCAAGTTGCCTCCGTGGCAGTTTTTGCCAGCTCCCCATAGCCATGGCTAACAGTACCTGTTCCCTCCCTACTGTGCCAGCATTgtgttttattgcactttgtaATGGTGTCGAATCTTGGGTTCGTAACCACAGTTCCATACCTCCAAGTCCTCAGGGAGGCCACTGGGACCTCTCCCAGGAAAGTGAGCCTGGCGCCCCCATAGACACTGGGAGGTGCCGGAttccagcagttctcctccctccccaggtcCCTCGCCAGCTCCCTCGGGGCCTGCACTGCAGCTCAGCTGCCCATAGCTCTGAACAGTCCCTGGTTTCCAGCTCACCGGAACCCCGGCAGAGGCCCACCAAGGCTCTGGTGCCCTACGAGGACCTGTTTGGGCAGGCGCCTAATGGGGAACGGGACAAGGCCAGCTTCCTGCAGGCGGTGCAGAAATTTGGGGAGCACAGCGTGCGTAAGCGGGGCCACGTTGACTTCATCTACCTGGCCCTGCGCAAGATGCGGGAGTATGGCGTCGAGCGGGACCTGGCTGTGTACAACCAGCTGCTCGACATCTTCCCCAAAGAGGTCTTCCGGCCTCGCAACATCATCCAGCGCATCTTCGTCCACTACCCTCGGCAGCAGGAGTGTGGGATTGCCGTCCTGGAGCAGATGGAGAGCCACGGTGAGGCCAGGAGGCTGGCGCGGGGTGGGGAGTGGGCTACACTGATAGCTGGCAACACCTCTCCTGGGTCTCAGCCCCTCCTTCCTCCATGGCtccgtctctgtctctctggctcccctccctctcccaatCCCTCTTTTCATCACTCATCTCTCTTTCTTGCCTTCCTCTGACTTTTCcttttgcctgcctgcctgcctgcctgcctgcctgcctgcctgcctgcctgcctgcctgcctgcctgcctgccttccttccttccttccttccttccttccttccttccttccttccttccttccttccttccttccttccttccttccttctctccctccctctctccctccctccctctctacctctctctctccctccatcccttccttccttcctctctttctatctttcttttagaagtagggtctcgctatgttgcccaggctggtctcaaactcctgggctcaagtgatcctctccccttggcctcccagtgtgctgggattacaggcatgagcctttttctttctaattctctCTGATTCTTTTCTCCCTGTCTGTGATCAATTCCCTGACTTCAatgttctcttctctcctcttcccttccctccgtCCTCCTCCGTCTCTGAGGTTCTGCCTGCATCTGCCCAGCACAGGTGTGATGCCCAACAAGGAGACAGAGTTCCTGCTGATTCAGATATTTGGACGCAAAAGCTACCCCATGCTCAAGTTGCTGCGCCTGAAGCTGTGGTTCCCTCGATTCATGAACATCAACCCCTTCCCAGTGCCCCGGGACCTGTCCCAGGACCCTGTGGAGCTGGCTACGTTTGGCCTGAGGCACATGGAGCCTGACCTTAGTGCCAGGGTCACCAT
This window encodes:
- the ECSIT gene encoding evolutionarily conserved signaling intermediate in Toll pathway, mitochondrial isoform X1, translated to MSWVQATLLARGLCRAWGGICGAALPGTSISQVPRQLPRGLHCSSAAHSSEQSLVSSSPEPRQRPTKALVPYEDLFGQAPNGERDKASFLQAVQKFGEHSVRKRGHVDFIYLALRKMREYGVERDLAVYNQLLDIFPKEVFRPRNIIQRIFVHYPRQQECGIAVLEQMESHGVMPNKETEFLLIQIFGRKSYPMLKLLRLKLWFPRFMNINPFPVPRDLSQDPVELATFGLRHMEPDLSARVTIYQVPLPKDSTGAAHPPQPHIVGIQSPDQQAALARHNPAQPIFVEGPFSLWLRNKCVYYHILRADLLPPEEREVEEMPEEWNLYYPMQLDLEYSRSGWDDYEFDIDEVEEGPVFAMCMAGAHDQATLAKWIQGLQETNPTLAQIPVVFRLTRTTGELHTSSAGLEEPPPPEDHEEDDSLQRQQQGQS